agtagaatgaaaacaagaaatgaaaacatagatgaaaaagcagcacaaatacaattatgtcgacaaacatgtACATGTTGGACATGTACTGTCCAACCTATGCCATATTCAGAAGTAACAcctaaaagtacctaatttcatcctcatagtttcctacctagtgcttcaaattctcactgtatcttttgctacccacttCCTCAatttatgtacctaagccatacaactttatcattgtaatCACCGCTATCATCCTATATAATGGTTGTTATGTGGAAcgcaaattttactacaatgtacctagaaataatcctcCAATTATGCTACATTGTACgtgttgataatcctcaaattttactatgATGTACCTACTACTTTTCTTCCATTTTTCTTACAGTGTACAGGTACCTGTTAATATTTTTCAATTTtgttacaaattacctacttaaaattatctgttagattaaggacctgcctgaaatgctatgcatgttagtgactttacaagaatgtaaaaacatcaatgctatgtactctcatacatctaatgtaccttcttgtacatatataaataaatacattaaataaataaacaagtCAAGAAAGGTGAAAGAAAACACGCATATGTACAGTAGTAAACTTACATCATAGATAAGAGCATCAAGGAAATAACTGCACCAGATACCTGATAACCAAGAGCCATGTCCCATAAGCTCATAGTTAATACACTTATAAGTAGAAAGAGTAAATCTTATTAAGAAACAGAACATTATAACAAACTTAGTTGTCTTGTACAAATTTCAGAAAAATATTTATTCTGCGCATGTGAACAGTAACTTAGCCACTGTATATTTTTTCTGAATCAAATTCCATTATATATTCCATAATGTCAAGTGCACTGGTACTTCATTATATAGAGAAATTAAATGTTATAACTAAAGTATTTTTGACCCCTTAATGTTTAGACACATTACTCATGAGCTCTTTTTCCTATCTTGGGTATTTTGGCTTTCATTTTTTTGCAACAGAAAATTGAAGAGCTGCATATTTGCTGCTTGACATACCGGTAATAATTATTGACAAAAAATAGTGAATATCAAATGCAACAGGGGATAAAGAACCGATAATTCAGTTTTAGTAGGTTTCCACTTTTTTGTTTTACagtacttaataataataataataataataataataataataataatattattattataataataataataataataatacagtaataataataatttatttacaagaagctaTAATGGGTTCGTGAGATTACATAATATTGGTATTttaacattcttgcaaagccactagcacgcatagcattttgggcaggtcactTATCACTTGAGTAACAATGAACCTTGCATGACAAGGTACTCACCCGATTGTTCCTAAGACAACCACCTCTGCTGAGAATGTTGTTCCTATGCTCCTCCTCTGTAAGTAAATCCCCTTCATTGACCATCCCTGGCTGGGCTGTAGGCAAAGCAACCTCAGGTCTTGTGGCTCGACACTTTGCACAGCAGGAGTCTGGCTGCTGCTCCATGTCATCAACATCACAGGAAAGCAGTGGACAAGGGGACCGATGGCAGTTAACTACTGGTTGTGCACTTGAATTTAGCTGGATTGTGAGAAAGAATCTTTTAGTTTATAACAGCCTCTGGATGATAAATGACGAAACTGCCTTCGAACAAGCAATACATCTGCACATCAAAGTGTTCATTACATGTATTGAAACAGCAAATATTCCAAGTTTTACAactgtacacacagaaatcacagttgcgtgatgcatcaaatgaacaaatctacaagggccgtgatgaggattcgaacctgcgtccgagagcatgagCACATCAAAGTGTTCATTACATGTATTGAAACagaaaaaccctggtttgtgcctcggagaggctgcaggatccagtaagttcagtagaacttcggtttcaactccttttccatgtcgtagctcagtcaattaaggcagtgtctgggatgctctcgaacgcaggtttgaatcctcgtcacggcccttgtggatttgttaatttgttCTTTTACAACTGTATTTTGCAAACTAGATAAATATCACGACTTACTTCACAGGCACAGGAGACACACTTATCAAAGCCTTCTGGAGGAAGGAAAGGATGCCATTTGGATCCCACGAGATGCTTTTGATTATTTAACTCACACATTTTCTTTTCTTCAGCAACATCACTGCCACCTGCAAAATAAAGGTAGATCAAATTCCCTCTTCATTCCCTTTCTGATAGGATGTTGCCATGAAGTGTTCTAAGCACAGGGAAAAATTTTCTTTTGGTGAGCAAGCCAGTTGATTTATTTTACCTGATTTAACTgaaggccactaaccctagtggcctcgacaaggacaggaagccggcggcttgtcaaaggttccccccccccatttgccttaatGATCTTTCTTAGGTATATTTTAAAACTCAACAGCTCATTATTTAAGTACAGTATATGCATACACTTATTGTACACTCATACTTGCCTAGTCAAGATTAATTGTAAGTTAATTCAGAGGAGATTAAGGGAACTACTATATGAGAGTAAAGTAGTAATATATTTGCTGGAGAATATTGGGTAGAGTAAGAGCCTAATGAAATCTTAATGAAAAGCACTCAATATTATTTGTTGAGCGGGTGCACTCAATTGTAagaagaatttatatatatagagattATAGTTCACTTTTCAATATCAAGAGTTGTCATTTAGTTGTCGTGTTGAATGACCAAGTTTCAGCATTTGTTAAGTAAAGCATAATAtccatgagggaggggggggggtacctggACAGTGTTGCACTATTGCATTCAAATTCTTATTAAGAAAGAATTGCCATATTGCCACATTTAAAGGTTATTTATAATTATTTGGTCCAAATCAGGTATACCATTATTTCAGTAAATATTTATATGCATTTTACATATTGTGCTTGGGATTAATCCTATCTTCACCTTGTTATTTGTCTCAGGCTGCCACGCTAAGTCATCTGGTGCACAAACATCTAACCctcttgtgctctatcatatttgCTGTTTAGGTAGTGAGCTTAATTAGGCTTTGCTGCCTCTTCTAAACTCAGTCCACTTGCTCACTACCTGTTACACTGAAGAAATATTTTCTAGTGTCTTCCGGAGTCATCCAGATTTAAAATTTTCCCGTGTCTCGTTCTGTTCCCATCAATTCTAATGCCTATCTCTGTTCGAATGCTCATGTCTGTGTGTTAGTGGTCTCACCTGGGCACACTTGGCAGCACTGGTTCGGTGGGGTGTACGCTCCATCACAGTCTAATTCGAGGCACACCACATCTTGACACGTGATTTTACCTCTTCGACACATGCACATGGAACACGTGTTGACAGGTGATTGCCAGCTGGTTCCATCCTCAAACACTCGCTTCTCTGCAAGAGAAAGATAATATTCGCTGTTAAAAATAAGAAGTTGTATCTCTATTCATGTAAAATACTACTGTATTTTACAGAATAGTAGATATCATTAGATTTTCTTCAACCTCGTGCAAGTTCTTAATATTGTTACACTATGTGTAGAGTATTTATGCAGCACAGAGTATTCAtgtagttaatatatataaacccCAAACTATATCGGTGATTGACAAAAGTACAGTGATTAATTTTCCAGTGATAAAAGACAAATTTGCTAAGTCTCTTCCTGGCGAATAATCAGTGCGAATAATTAGTAATCAAAATatgagtacagtacagtatacaattataaaaaaaattctaGTCACTGACCTTCATCAATACAGTTATTGCTAACGGCCTCTGCCTCGGTTTCATCTAAAACAcacattccgtgtgaacattcttCACTATCCCTTTCAGGCATTATCATGTCATGAACATCTGAACCAAGGAGGCAATTGGAAGGGACAGAGACTCCTTGCACAAGACCACTCAGAGATGGCTGTAGGGTGGTGTTGTTTTCATGAGGCAGCAAGACTAAGTCCAGGTAGGTCACTCCAGCACCGAGACGGGAAAGGGACAAGCGGGTCAGCTGGGTTGAATGAGCAAAGAGTTCACGTCCCTCCACCTGTGTCTCAAGGTCAACTCTAGTATTCTCGTGTCTTGGATCCCAGGAGTCGTCTCTTTCACGGAGGATGAGGTTCCAGAAGGGTTCAACAGCCCCTCCTGGAGGCTGACCCGCAACCATCACATCATAATGAGTGACACATGCCGAATCTACAGCCACCCACACTGTTGCAGCCATAGGTACTTCAGGGGATGATAATAGTACGGGCTGTGGAGACCGTAAAGCTTCTGTCACTGCTACTGGGTTAAGCATCCCACGAAGTTCTTCACTATTCTCCCCAGCGCTCACTACAACCTCCAGCTTCCCACGGAGCAGAGCATCCAGATCACTGTATGTTGGTCTATCGTAGGTACCATTAGCCCAATTTTCCCGATAAAATGGGGTCAGGTTGTCGACGATGCGATCTCGACGCCGATGTTTCGTTTCCAATGTAAGAGTGGCAACATCAAAATCTTTCACAAACACCTGATACTGGAAGGTGCCATCATTGGAGAGGGTAAGGAGAGCCCAGCCTGCACCATGAGGCGACGATGCATCTGTCCTCTCCGGAGCATCGACATCTTCAGGGTCTGGAACTGGTATGCTTAGGACTGCAGAAAACACATTACAGGTGGCCCGAGGAGTGATCATGCCCTCCAGGGCCCGTTCTGGAGCAGCCTGACTCCAGATTTTCATAGCCACTTGGCCTCGGGTCAGTCGAATAAGACTATTGTCTCCCAGAGTAGTCATTATTTCTGCCCGATTCAAGTCCTTAAATAAAGAAGGAAAATAATTTGTATAAGCAATGTATTGCCCATAATGTTTTCTACCCATCTCCTGTCTGTATATATTATCATAAATTAATTGTTGTATAAAATGTTCTTAATACTTGTACTGACTTGCAAAACCAAATTTAATTACTTCAGCCTTATCTGAGACTCATAATCCAATGAAAGATTAGAGGCTGCATTATAATACAGCCACATCAAGGTTTTATTACAAAAAATCCCCTAACGTTCAAAGCCCTACTTACCGAGAAAACCTTGGGCAGAACAACTGTGTCCGTCACCGGGTCAAGGCCACGCTCAGGCAGAAGTTCCACTACAAGCGTGGCATTGCGGGATTCCTCTGCAGCAAATATCCCATTAAAGACGAGACTCACATGCAGGGAGTCTGTCTTGCGGTCGACAGAGATGATTGCGGTGCCTCCGCCACTAAGGGTCTGATTGGCAGTGGGTGTAGGTGTGAGTAGCGCCGAGAACACCTCCGTGTCGACCCCCACGTACCGTGCTAACTGTCCACTGATCACGTCTTCTTGGGAGTCATCTGGAGGGGATATTGCAACCCACATCTTTTCGTCCCTCAGTAAAGCTCTGAAGGTCAAAAGGTGGCGTTAGTGAAGTGAGACAACTGACAGTTGATAGGAGAGATTTGTAACCCTCGACATATCTGGTTTGACAACTATTGAAAGTAACGTTTTCAGTTACATGTTAATAAAGTTAAGAAGAATGATAATGTTGATTATAAAAATTAACATTATAAAAATAATGTTAAAGTTGCaatattaaattaaatgatatataataatgtaAAGGAACAAAAATAGAGTGCACTATAACAATGCTAAATAGGAATATCAGTGTGATCCTGTTTCATTGTTCTGTGTCAGTGTACTCCTGTGTCAGGGTACTCCAGTGTCAGTGTACTCCAGTGTCAGTGTTCTGTGtcagtgtactgtgtcagtgtacTCATGTGTCAGTACTCACCTAATAGACTCACAATAGTGTGTTCTATACTCACCTAATAGTACTCCAGTGTCAGTGTACTCCAGTGTCAGTGTTCTCCTGTGTCAGTGTTCTGTGtcagtgtactgtgtcagtgtacTCCTGTGTCAGTGTACTCCTGTGTCAGTGTACTCCTGTGTCAGTGTACTCCAGTGTCAGTGTTCTCCTGTGTCAGTGTTCTGTGtcagtgtactgtgtcagtgtacTCATGTGTCAGTACTCACCTAATAGACTCACAATAGTGTGTTCTATACTCACCTAATAGTACTCCAGTGTCAGTGTACTCCTGTGTCAGTGTATTGCGTCAGTTTACTCCTGTGTCAGTGTACTGTGTCAGTATACTCCTGTGTCAGTGTACTTCTGTGTCAGTGTTCTCCTGTGTCAGTGTACtcctgtgttagtgtactgtgtcagtgtacGCCTATGtcagtgtactgtgtcagtgtacTCCTGTGTCAGTGTACTCCTGTGTCAGTGTACTCCTGTGTCAGTGTATTGTGTCAGTTTACTCCTGTGTCAGTGTACTGTGTCAGTATACTCCTGTGtcagtgtactgtgtcagtgtacTCCTGTGtcagtgtactgtgtcagtgtacTGTGTCAGCGGTGACTGAGTACAGGGACACAGTGACCGCCGCAGCAGTCATTACAACTAGGGCTCCCCCCCCAGTAGAAGATCAATAGAGAGGTCATCAAGAGGGCTACCCGGCGATGCCCGGGACAGTCTgtttctctcccccacacccctatTCCATCCCCCCCTTGCCCTCTTTTCCCCTCTTCTTCCTTGTCTAGTTTCCAACCACGAGTATACATTTCcatgtatacagtatacatgGGGGTGCCCGGGTCTCTTTCCCCTCGAACCCCTCGTTATAAAATAGTATATACACGAAATTGTGAAGTGCATATCTAAATTAATATACGTGCCAAAATGGGATTACAATATACATTTTGTATTGCTAGGGTCATACACATACATAGGgatataatgaacaaatccacaaggtgttTACAGTGGCGCAgtggactaaggcgcgtctgggatcatcccggacgtaggttcgaaccctcattacgcccCTTGTGGAGTTGTTCATTTGATTTACTGCACTGTTGCCATCATCTATATCAGTACTGTAGAATCAGTAAATACAAACCCAAACAAAAGCCTTAAAATACAGCAGTGACGATAATACATGTCCCACCTGTACTCCTTGGGTACCCTGGTCCAAGCTCCACATATTCTGTTGTTGGTAGCCTCGTAGGGCGTAGGCTGCGCCTCCAGCTGCTCCAGTATGTCCCCACTGTCGTTCAGGAACTGTATGGAGGCTGGTGGAGGGGCGCCAGCTTCCAGCAGGAAGGAGAAGTGAAGCGTCTTCTTCCGCAA
The sequence above is a segment of the Procambarus clarkii isolate CNS0578487 chromosome 35, FALCON_Pclarkii_2.0, whole genome shotgun sequence genome. Coding sequences within it:
- the sog gene encoding dorsal-ventral patterning protein Sog isoform X3, which translates into the protein MVARVRCRNIKTECPKVTCLDPVLLPGACCKTCVTEMLRSPVDEPRDMAEELTGRDFAVLLNGRTSQTPMTTSRVATGRLFLRKKTLHFSFLLEAGAPPPASIQFLNDSGDILEQLEAQPTPYEATNNRICGAWTRVPKEYRALLRDEKMWVAISPPDDSQEDVISGQLARYVGVDTEVFSALLTPTPTANQTLSGGGTAIISVDRKTDSLHVSLVFNGIFAAEESRNATLVVELLPERGLDPVTDTVVLPKVFSDLNRAEIMTTLGDNSLIRLTRGQVAMKIWSQAAPERALEGMITPRATCNVFSAVLSIPVPDPEDVDAPERTDASSPHGAGWALLTLSNDGTFQYQVFVKDFDVATLTLETKHRRRDRIVDNLTPFYRENWANGTYDRPTYSDLDALLRGKLEVVVSAGENSEELRGMLNPVAVTEALRSPQPVLLSSPEVPMAATVWVAVDSACVTHYDVMVAGQPPGGAVEPFWNLILRERDDSWDPRHENTRVDLETQVEGRELFAHSTQLTRLSLSRLGAGVTYLDLVLLPHENNTTLQPSLSGLVQGVSVPSNCLLGSDVHDMIMPERDSEECSHGMCVLDETEAEAVSNNCIDEEKRVFEDGTSWQSPVNTCSMCMCRRGKITCQDVVCLELDCDGAYTPPNQCCQVCPGGSDVAEEKKMCELNNQKHLVGSKWHPFLPPEGFDKCVSCACELNSSAQPVVNCHRSPCPLLSCDVDDMEQQPDSCCAKCRATRPEVALPTAQPGMVNEGDLLTEEEHRNNILSRGGCLRNNRVVYENGAEWHPRVASIGFYKCVTCKCKDRNITCVNQQCPTLRCPAMVQEEQECCPRCTNENSTINNRNKAQWRKPFRTPSHKNKNNRMRSSGYGQAVNTGNKFYGG
- the sog gene encoding dorsal-ventral patterning protein Sog isoform X1, which produces MKWCRCYEGGGGVRRWWSVLVVVVVVLVVVVEGTPVAKPRGKAGGSKEEEDLSGDDTLKLKPRHEWKRRHRKSSECRLGKERYSLGDEWSPNLGPPFGVWSCVRCLCERVQRKRRMVARVRCRNIKTECPKVTCLDPVLLPGACCKTCVTEMLRSPVDEPRDMAEELTGRDFAVLLNGRTSQTPMTTSRVATGRLFLRKKTLHFSFLLEAGAPPPASIQFLNDSGDILEQLEAQPTPYEATNNRICGAWTRVPKEYRALLRDEKMWVAISPPDDSQEDVISGQLARYVGVDTEVFSALLTPTPTANQTLSGGGTAIISVDRKTDSLHVSLVFNGIFAAEESRNATLVVELLPERGLDPVTDTVVLPKVFSDLNRAEIMTTLGDNSLIRLTRGQVAMKIWSQAAPERALEGMITPRATCNVFSAVLSIPVPDPEDVDAPERTDASSPHGAGWALLTLSNDGTFQYQVFVKDFDVATLTLETKHRRRDRIVDNLTPFYRENWANGTYDRPTYSDLDALLRGKLEVVVSAGENSEELRGMLNPVAVTEALRSPQPVLLSSPEVPMAATVWVAVDSACVTHYDVMVAGQPPGGAVEPFWNLILRERDDSWDPRHENTRVDLETQVEGRELFAHSTQLTRLSLSRLGAGVTYLDLVLLPHENNTTLQPSLSGLVQGVSVPSNCLLGSDVHDMIMPERDSEECSHGMCVLDETEAEAVSNNCIDEEKRVFEDGTSWQSPVNTCSMCMCRRGKITCQDVVCLELDCDGAYTPPNQCCQVCPGGSDVAEEKKMCELNNQKHLVGSKWHPFLPPEGFDKCVSCACELNSSAQPVVNCHRSPCPLLSCDVDDMEQQPDSCCAKCRATRPEVALPTAQPGMVNEGDLLTEEEHRNNILSRGGCLRNNRVVYENGAEWHPRVASIGFYKCVTCKCKDRNITCVNQQCPTLRCPAMVQEEQECCPRCTNENSTINNRNKAQWRKPFRTPSHKNKNNRMRSSGYGQAVNTGNKFYGG
- the sog gene encoding dorsal-ventral patterning protein Sog isoform X2, yielding MQLTVICLVWLQLCCFRSSSSSSSSSHQQQSVRERVLVQRKRRMVARVRCRNIKTECPKVTCLDPVLLPGACCKTCVTEMLRSPVDEPRDMAEELTGRDFAVLLNGRTSQTPMTTSRVATGRLFLRKKTLHFSFLLEAGAPPPASIQFLNDSGDILEQLEAQPTPYEATNNRICGAWTRVPKEYRALLRDEKMWVAISPPDDSQEDVISGQLARYVGVDTEVFSALLTPTPTANQTLSGGGTAIISVDRKTDSLHVSLVFNGIFAAEESRNATLVVELLPERGLDPVTDTVVLPKVFSDLNRAEIMTTLGDNSLIRLTRGQVAMKIWSQAAPERALEGMITPRATCNVFSAVLSIPVPDPEDVDAPERTDASSPHGAGWALLTLSNDGTFQYQVFVKDFDVATLTLETKHRRRDRIVDNLTPFYRENWANGTYDRPTYSDLDALLRGKLEVVVSAGENSEELRGMLNPVAVTEALRSPQPVLLSSPEVPMAATVWVAVDSACVTHYDVMVAGQPPGGAVEPFWNLILRERDDSWDPRHENTRVDLETQVEGRELFAHSTQLTRLSLSRLGAGVTYLDLVLLPHENNTTLQPSLSGLVQGVSVPSNCLLGSDVHDMIMPERDSEECSHGMCVLDETEAEAVSNNCIDEEKRVFEDGTSWQSPVNTCSMCMCRRGKITCQDVVCLELDCDGAYTPPNQCCQVCPGGSDVAEEKKMCELNNQKHLVGSKWHPFLPPEGFDKCVSCACELNSSAQPVVNCHRSPCPLLSCDVDDMEQQPDSCCAKCRATRPEVALPTAQPGMVNEGDLLTEEEHRNNILSRGGCLRNNRVVYENGAEWHPRVASIGFYKCVTCKCKDRNITCVNQQCPTLRCPAMVQEEQECCPRCTNENSTINNRNKAQWRKPFRTPSHKNKNNRMRSSGYGQAVNTGNKFYGG